A genomic segment from uncultured Marinifilum sp. encodes:
- the feoB gene encoding ferrous iron transport protein B has translation MKLSELTDNQEGIIIKVLGHGAFRKRITEMGFVKGKKVTVIKNAPLKDPVEYEIMGYEVSLRRSEAALIEIITLEEAKNIKALNFEGTFNDEILKTSAKEKGKKINIALVGNPNAGKTTLFNFASGSKEHVGNYSGVTVDSKQAKVIQNGYRFDITDLPGTYSLTAYSPEELFVRKYILAEKPDVVVNVVDASNLERNLYLTTQLIDMDIKVVIALNMYDELEKKGARFNYKALSKMLGIPIIPTVSSKGKGIKELFNKIIEVYEDKDPIVRHIHINYGVQVEKAISKIQDKIKEDRRMCTKASPRFIAIKLLEGDESARYIIKKSEKHFEIKDEVKHQISKVENEFGEVCETVITDAKYGFIDGALKETYKESPVKRRRKTTIIDTFLTHKLFGFPIFFLFMFLTFYATFNLGEYPMNWIDLGVNALGNLIENWMAPGPLKDLLVDGIIGGVGGVIVFLPNILILFFFISFMEDTGYMARAAFIMDKLMHKIGLHGKSFIPLIMGFGCNVPALMATRTLENRNDRILTMLITPFMSCSARLPVYILIIGTFFPGNASLVLFGVYMFGILLAIIFAKIFKASFFKSKEAPFVMELPPYRLPTLKTTIRHMWNKGFQYLTKMGGVILIASIIIWALGYFPRDIQYSQDYDKKINEISEEYKLATDNLNDYNSINSLNEIKNAKIANLNHLMMEEQQENSYIGQIGHFFAPALHPLGFDWKMTVSILTGIAAKEVVVSTMGVLYQEGEDADETSEGLRIKLKEQKFTGKHRTGEKVFTSLSALSFLIFILIYFPCVAVVSTITKEANWKWASFVVFYTTGLAWLVSFLIFQIGSLII, from the coding sequence ATGAAACTTTCTGAATTAACAGATAATCAAGAAGGAATAATTATTAAAGTACTAGGGCATGGTGCTTTTCGTAAACGAATTACAGAAATGGGATTCGTAAAAGGAAAAAAAGTAACCGTTATTAAAAATGCTCCCTTAAAAGATCCTGTTGAATATGAAATAATGGGATACGAAGTATCCTTACGCAGAAGCGAGGCAGCTTTAATAGAAATAATTACCCTAGAAGAAGCCAAAAATATAAAAGCCTTAAATTTTGAAGGAACATTTAACGACGAAATTCTTAAAACATCTGCCAAAGAAAAAGGCAAAAAAATAAACATAGCCTTAGTAGGCAACCCTAATGCCGGAAAAACAACATTATTTAATTTTGCATCTGGCTCTAAAGAGCATGTTGGAAATTACAGTGGAGTAACTGTAGATTCTAAACAAGCCAAAGTAATTCAAAATGGCTATCGCTTTGATATTACTGATTTACCTGGTACTTATTCATTAACGGCATACTCTCCTGAAGAATTATTTGTGCGAAAATACATTTTAGCAGAAAAACCTGATGTTGTAGTTAATGTTGTTGATGCATCGAATTTAGAAAGAAACCTTTACTTAACTACTCAATTAATCGACATGGACATTAAGGTGGTTATTGCCTTAAACATGTACGATGAACTGGAAAAAAAAGGAGCTCGCTTTAATTATAAAGCCTTATCGAAAATGTTGGGAATTCCAATTATTCCAACAGTAAGTTCTAAAGGAAAAGGAATTAAAGAACTTTTCAATAAAATTATTGAAGTTTACGAAGACAAGGATCCTATCGTTCGTCACATTCATATTAATTACGGAGTTCAGGTAGAGAAAGCAATTTCTAAAATTCAGGATAAAATAAAAGAAGACCGAAGAATGTGCACAAAGGCTTCTCCACGGTTTATTGCTATAAAATTATTGGAGGGAGATGAAAGCGCTCGATATATAATTAAGAAAAGTGAAAAACACTTCGAAATAAAAGATGAAGTTAAGCATCAAATTTCTAAAGTTGAAAACGAATTTGGTGAAGTTTGCGAAACAGTAATAACTGATGCCAAATATGGCTTTATAGATGGAGCACTTAAGGAAACATACAAGGAAAGTCCGGTAAAACGAAGAAGAAAAACAACTATCATAGATACTTTTCTTACCCACAAACTTTTTGGGTTTCCTATTTTCTTCTTGTTCATGTTTCTAACATTTTATGCCACATTTAATCTTGGCGAATATCCTATGAACTGGATTGATTTAGGAGTTAATGCTTTGGGCAACTTAATAGAAAATTGGATGGCTCCTGGCCCATTAAAAGATTTACTGGTAGATGGAATTATAGGTGGCGTTGGTGGTGTTATTGTATTTCTTCCAAATATATTAATACTATTCTTCTTTATATCCTTTATGGAAGATACTGGATACATGGCAAGGGCTGCCTTTATAATGGATAAGTTAATGCACAAAATTGGCTTGCACGGCAAATCGTTTATCCCACTTATTATGGGCTTTGGATGTAATGTTCCTGCTCTAATGGCTACTCGCACTTTAGAAAACAGAAACGACCGTATTTTAACAATGCTAATTACTCCGTTTATGTCGTGTAGTGCACGCTTACCGGTTTATATCCTAATTATAGGAACCTTTTTCCCTGGCAATGCAAGTCTTGTTCTTTTTGGAGTTTACATGTTTGGAATTTTATTAGCAATTATTTTTGCCAAGATATTTAAAGCAAGTTTCTTTAAATCAAAAGAAGCTCCTTTTGTTATGGAATTACCACCTTATAGACTTCCTACCTTAAAAACCACAATTAGACACATGTGGAACAAAGGATTTCAATATTTAACAAAAATGGGAGGTGTAATACTTATTGCATCAATAATTATATGGGCATTAGGATACTTTCCGAGAGATATTCAATACTCTCAAGACTATGACAAAAAGATTAATGAGATTTCAGAAGAATATAAATTAGCAACAGATAATTTAAATGATTACAACAGCATAAACTCTTTAAATGAAATTAAAAATGCAAAAATTGCAAATTTGAATCATTTAATGATGGAAGAACAACAGGAAAATTCATACATTGGACAAATTGGACACTTTTTTGCTCCTGCCCTACATCCTTTAGGCTTCGATTGGAAAATGACTGTTAGTATTTTGACTGGAATTGCAGCAAAAGAAGTCGTTGTTAGCACAATGGGTGTTTTGTATCAGGAAGGAGAAGACGCAGACGAAACTAGCGAAGGATTAAGAATTAAATTAAAAGAGCAGAAATTTACTGGCAAGCACAGAACAGGCGAAAAAGTATTTACCTCTTTATCGGCCTTATCTTTTCTAATATTTATATTAATTTATTTTCCTTGCGTTGCTGTAGTTAGCACAATTACAAAAGAAGCAAACTGGAAATGGGCAAGCTTTGTAGTATTTTACACAACAGGATTAGCCTGGCTAGTTTCATTTCTTATTTTTCAAATAGGCAGTTTAATAATTTAA
- a CDS encoding ornithine carbamoyltransferase, translated as MAFNLKNRNFLKLLDFTPKEIQYMLDLARDLKRAKYAGTEVQTMKGKNIALIFEKSSTRTRCAFETAAYDQGAHVTYLGPSGSQIGVKESMADTARVLGRMYDGIEYRGFGQTVVEELAKHAGVPVWNGLTDEYHPTQILADFLTMMEHTDKPLNQVSFAYLGDARNNMANSLMVGAAKMGMDVRIVGPKNLQPEAELVAQCEEIAKETGAKVTVTDNTEAGVKGCDFLYTDVWVSMGEPDEVWKERIDILKPYQVNKETMAMTDNAACKFMHCLPAYHNRETKVGEDVYQKFGINGVEVTEDVFESPASIVFDEAENRLHTIKAVMVATLGA; from the coding sequence ATGGCTTTCAATCTTAAAAACAGAAACTTTTTAAAGTTATTGGATTTTACTCCAAAAGAAATTCAGTATATGTTAGATCTTGCAAGAGATTTAAAAAGAGCGAAATATGCAGGAACTGAGGTTCAGACAATGAAAGGGAAGAATATTGCATTAATTTTTGAAAAATCTTCTACTCGTACTCGTTGTGCTTTCGAAACTGCTGCTTATGATCAGGGAGCTCATGTAACTTATTTAGGTCCTTCAGGATCTCAAATTGGAGTTAAAGAGTCTATGGCTGATACTGCTCGAGTATTGGGTCGTATGTACGATGGTATTGAATATCGTGGTTTTGGACAAACTGTTGTTGAAGAATTAGCTAAGCATGCAGGTGTACCAGTTTGGAACGGATTAACTGATGAGTATCATCCGACTCAAATTTTGGCCGACTTTTTAACCATGATGGAGCATACAGACAAGCCTTTAAATCAGGTTTCTTTTGCTTACTTAGGTGATGCTAGGAATAACATGGCTAACTCCTTAATGGTTGGTGCTGCTAAAATGGGAATGGATGTTAGAATTGTAGGTCCTAAAAATCTTCAGCCAGAAGCAGAGCTAGTTGCTCAATGTGAAGAGATTGCTAAAGAAACTGGTGCTAAAGTAACAGTTACTGATAATACCGAGGCTGGTGTTAAAGGTTGCGATTTTCTTTATACCGATGTTTGGGTATCGATGGGTGAGCCTGATGAAGTATGGAAGGAAAGAATAGATATTTTGAAACCTTATCAGGTGAATAAAGAAACTATGGCAATGACCGATAATGCAGCTTGTAAGTTTATGCACTGTCTTCCTGCTTATCACAACAGAGAAACTAAAGTTGGTGAAGATGTTTATCAGAAATTCGGTATAAACGGCGTTGAGGTTACCGAGGATGTATTTGAATCTCCTGCATCTATTGTATTTGATGAAGCAGAAAATCGTTTACACACAATTAAAGCAGTTATGGTTGCAACATTAGGAGCCTAA
- a CDS encoding carbamate kinase → MNKLAVVALGGNALLRGNQKGTVEEQDRNTTDTLKNLIFLINEGYDIIIAHGNGPQVGNILMRNDAGEQLYNIPQMPLDIDVADSQGGIGYMIERNLRNVLKANGIEKDVVTLVTQVVVDENDPAFADPVKRVGKIYTKEQADELKAEKGWIFKEEVKADGGWRRVVPSPKPIQVMNEKVIENLARQGNIVITVGGGGVPVSVNKNGEICPVEAVIDKDLASALIGARVKADEFYILTDVPFVYQDFKGPNEKKLEFLNRADTLQLMADGTFAEGSMAPKIRACLSFIENGGGKSVITEATKLEDKSFGTKITMEYED, encoded by the coding sequence ATGAATAAGTTAGCAGTTGTGGCCTTGGGAGGTAATGCTTTACTTCGCGGCAATCAGAAAGGCACTGTAGAAGAGCAAGATAGAAACACTACAGATACCTTAAAAAATCTTATTTTCTTAATTAACGAAGGGTATGATATTATTATTGCTCATGGTAATGGTCCTCAGGTTGGTAATATCCTAATGAGAAACGATGCCGGAGAGCAGTTGTATAATATTCCTCAAATGCCTTTGGATATTGATGTAGCTGATTCTCAAGGTGGAATTGGATATATGATTGAGCGTAACCTGCGTAATGTGTTAAAAGCTAATGGTATTGAGAAAGATGTTGTTACTTTAGTTACACAGGTAGTTGTTGATGAAAATGATCCTGCTTTTGCTGATCCGGTTAAACGTGTTGGTAAAATCTATACAAAAGAGCAAGCTGATGAATTAAAAGCTGAAAAAGGTTGGATTTTTAAAGAAGAAGTAAAAGCTGACGGAGGTTGGAGAAGAGTAGTACCTTCGCCTAAACCAATTCAGGTTATGAACGAAAAAGTAATTGAGAATCTTGCTCGTCAGGGGAATATTGTTATTACTGTTGGTGGTGGTGGTGTTCCTGTTTCTGTTAATAAAAATGGAGAAATATGTCCTGTTGAAGCTGTAATAGATAAAGATTTGGCTTCTGCTTTAATTGGTGCAAGAGTTAAGGCTGATGAATTTTATATTTTAACAGATGTTCCTTTTGTATATCAAGATTTTAAAGGTCCAAATGAAAAGAAATTAGAATTTCTAAATCGTGCGGATACATTACAATTAATGGCAGATGGAACTTTTGCAGAGGGTAGTATGGCACCTAAAATTCGTGCTTGTTTAAGTTTTATCGAAAATGGAGGTGGTAAATCTGTTATAACAGAAGCTACAAAACTGGAAGATAAATCTTTCGGAACAAAAATTACAATGGAATACGAGGATTAA